The genomic stretch CCGGCGCCGGCGGGAAACGGCACGATGATCTTGATCTGCCGGGTCGGATAGTCGTCGGCGGCGGCATGGCCCTGCGCCCCCACCATCCCAAGCAGAACAACAGCGGCGAGAACACCCGGTCGCAGTCCCATCCGTTCGCTCCCTGACATTTCCAAGGCCTCTCTACGGACGCCCTTGGGAATTATACGGACAAAGTTGGCTTAGGCAACAGGATGGCGATCTATGAAGGGGCCGGCTTGATTGAACTAATGGCCAAATGACCGTATAAATCGTTCAACCACAACAGGACCGGGAGCGGAAAATTGGACACCAGCGAACTATACGCGCGCGGTCTGCGCCGGCGCAAAGCGATGTTCGGTGAGGCGGATGTCGAGAAGCGAATGGCGGCCGCCGGCGAATTCGGCGCACCGCTGCAGAACATCATCAACGCCTATGTCTACGGGGATGTCTGGGAACGGTCGGGCCTCCCCAATGATATCCGCAGCCTCGTCATGCTCGGCATCACCGCCGCCAGCAACAAGCCCGCCGAGTTCAAGGTCCATGCCAAGGGCGCGCTCGCGAACGGATGCACCAGGGAGCAGGTGCAGGATGTCCTGCTGCTGGTTGCGATGTATTGCGGCGTGCCGGCCGCGATCGAGACCAACCGCATTGCGGCGGAGATTTTTGGCGAAGCGCCCGGCGCGCCGGCCAAGACCCAGCAAATCGAGCCTTGAGCGAATGCTGCAATGAAATCTGTTCCAGCTATCGACGCCCACCATCATACCTGGCGGCTGAACGATCTCCCCTGGCTGTCGGGGCCGCAGATGCCGCGAATCTTCGGACCGTATCAGCCGATCTGCCGCGACTATCCGATCGCGGAATATCGCAGCGACATCGCCGGCTGCGATATCGTCAAATCGATCTACATCCAGACCAACTGGCCCGCGGGGCGGAGTCTTGACGAGGCTCAATGGGTGCAGTCGGTGGCCGACGAAACCGGTTGGCCGCACGCCAGCGTCGCGCACGCGGACCTTGCCGATCCCGATGTCGGTTCATTGCTGAAGCGTCTGGCCGAACTGCCGGCGACGCGGGGCATCCGGCAGCAATTGCACTGGCACGAAAATCCGCAATATCGCTTTGCGCCGCGGTCCGATGTCATGAACGATGCCGATTGGCGCCGCGGATTGGCGCGGCTTGCCGATCACGGCTTGCTGTTCGAGCTGCAGATCTTTGCAAGTCAGATGCCGGATGGCGCGAAGCTTGCGCGGTCGTTTCCGTCAACGACCTTCGTGCTCGAGCATGCCGGCATGCTCGAGGACATGTCGCCCGATGGCTGGCGGCTCTGGCGCGAGGGCATGACGGCGCTGGCCGCATGCTCCAACGTCAACGTCAAGCTTTCCGGGCTCGGCACCTTCGTTCATGCCTGCCGCGACGATTTGGTCGGTCCCATCGTCCGGGAGACGGTTGCGATGTTCGGTGCGGACCGCTGTTTCTACGGCAGCAATTTTCCGATCGAAAAACTGTGGACGGACTACGCCACGCTCTATCGGACTTTTCGAAACGCCATCGCGCATCTCGACGAAGCCGCGCAGGCCGCGATCCTGCATGACACCGCGGCGCGGCTTTATCGGATCTAGCTTGGCATCAAGGGAGCTTGACGATCATCTTCCCGAGCGCCGATCGCGACTGCATGGTCTTGAAGGCCTCGCGGAAATTCTCGAACGGCACGACCTTGCCGACGACCGGCTTCAACGTGCCCGATGCGAGCCAGCTGAACAGCTGGGCGATCAGACGCGCATGGGTTTCCGGCTCGCGCTTCTGGATTTGGGCCATATCGACCCCGAGCAAAGCGCCGCCCTTGAGCAGGGGAAGGTTGAACGCCAGCGCTGGAATGGTGCCGGAGGCGAACCCGACCACGAGATGCCGGCCGCGCCAGGCGATTGAGCGGAATGCCTGCAGCGCGACTTCGCCGCCGACGGGATCGAAGATGACGTCCGGACCATGACCGGCGGTCAGCGTCCTGAGCGTGTCGCGCCAATCCGCCTTGGTGTAGTCCACGACATCGTCGGCGCCGAAGCCCGTGGCGAATGCGCGCTTTTCCGGCGTTGAAGCCGCGGCAATGACTCGCGCGCCCAGAAGTTTTCCGAGTTGGACGGCGGCGATGCCGACGCCGCCCGCGGCCCCCAACACCAAAAGAGTTTCGCCCGCGCGCAGGTAAGCGCGTTCGCTCAGCGCATAGAGCCCCGTCAGATAGTTGGCCTGGAATGACGCGCCGGCTTCCGCGGCAACCTGCTCTGGCAAGGCTTTTAGCGCCGCCGAAGGCACCGAGATGTATTCGGCAAGGCCGCCGGAACGGGCCATGCCGATCACGGGCATGCCTGGCGTGAACGCCGGAACGTCGTCGGCGACGGCATCGACAATTCCTGCGAATTCGGTGCCCGGCACGAACGGCAGCGGATCCTTGGTCTGATAAAGTCCCTGCACCTTCAGGCCGTCGACAAAGCCGATGGCGGCAGCTCCAATCCTGACGCGGACTTCGCCGGCCGCGATGCCCGGCTGGCTGATCTCCTTGATGGAAATGCCGTCGATCGAATCGTAATTTTCGACGACCACCGCTTTCATGCCGATTCCTCTTGTTCTTCTTGGGGCCCGCGGCTGCAAGGCCGAATTTACTCGGCGGCCTGGACTTGCCGGTCGATCTCGGCAGCTCCAGCCCTGATCAACGGGATCAGATCGCGTCCGATGGCAATCGTGTCGTGCGGGTTCTCAAAGCCGCGCAGCAGGAACGAATGGATGCCGAGGCGGTAATATTGCAGCACCGCGGCGGCGACCTGTTCCGGCGTCCCGACCAGACACGATGTATTGCCGGGGGCGCCGGTGGCGCGCGCGATTCCCATCCACAGCCGTTCATCATGTACGTCGCCGCGCGCGGCGAAGCCGAGCAGGCGTTCGCTGGAATGATTGCCGGGTTGCGGCGCGGCGCCGGTCTTGCGTTCGACATCCGCCAGCAGGCGATGCGCCTTGTCCCACGCCTCGCCCTCGCTTGGCGCCATGATGGGGCGCAGCGACATGTTGAAATCAGCTTTTCGCCCATATTTGGCGGTGCGCCTGCGGAAATCGTTGATCCGGTCCTGCGTCTCCGCGAGTGGCTCGCCGAAGATCGCGAACACGTCGCAATATTCGGCGCCCATTTGCAGCGCGCCGTCCGACGACCCGCCGAAAAACAGCGTGGGGTAGGGCTGCTGATAGGGCTTGATGTCCGAATAGGCACCGGCGACCCGGTAAAACTCGCCGTGGTGATCGAACGGGGCCTCGCTGGTCCACATCCGGCGCATGACATTGAGATATTCGCCGGCACGCCGGTAGCGGTCGTTTTTGGGCAGGAAGTCGCCCTCGCTGGCCTGATCCTGGTCGGTCGTGCCGGCGATGATGTGAAGCGACATCCGGCCCTGCGTGAGCTGGTCGAAGGTGGCGACCTGTCGCGCCGCGAGTGCGGGGGCGACGGAGCCCGGCCGGTG from Bradyrhizobium sp. Ash2021 encodes the following:
- a CDS encoding carboxymuconolactone decarboxylase family protein; protein product: MDTSELYARGLRRRKAMFGEADVEKRMAAAGEFGAPLQNIINAYVYGDVWERSGLPNDIRSLVMLGITAASNKPAEFKVHAKGALANGCTREQVQDVLLLVAMYCGVPAAIETNRIAAEIFGEAPGAPAKTQQIEP
- a CDS encoding amidohydrolase family protein, with amino-acid sequence MKSVPAIDAHHHTWRLNDLPWLSGPQMPRIFGPYQPICRDYPIAEYRSDIAGCDIVKSIYIQTNWPAGRSLDEAQWVQSVADETGWPHASVAHADLADPDVGSLLKRLAELPATRGIRQQLHWHENPQYRFAPRSDVMNDADWRRGLARLADHGLLFELQIFASQMPDGAKLARSFPSTTFVLEHAGMLEDMSPDGWRLWREGMTALAACSNVNVKLSGLGTFVHACRDDLVGPIVRETVAMFGADRCFYGSNFPIEKLWTDYATLYRTFRNAIAHLDEAAQAAILHDTAARLYRI
- a CDS encoding NADPH:quinone oxidoreductase family protein, which codes for MKAVVVENYDSIDGISIKEISQPGIAAGEVRVRIGAAAIGFVDGLKVQGLYQTKDPLPFVPGTEFAGIVDAVADDVPAFTPGMPVIGMARSGGLAEYISVPSAALKALPEQVAAEAGASFQANYLTGLYALSERAYLRAGETLLVLGAAGGVGIAAVQLGKLLGARVIAAASTPEKRAFATGFGADDVVDYTKADWRDTLRTLTAGHGPDVIFDPVGGEVALQAFRSIAWRGRHLVVGFASGTIPALAFNLPLLKGGALLGVDMAQIQKREPETHARLIAQLFSWLASGTLKPVVGKVVPFENFREAFKTMQSRSALGKMIVKLP
- a CDS encoding LLM class flavin-dependent oxidoreductase, with translation MPVKIAGMIGTQMEGVAVHLIKGKISREWVIDFTRLHEQWDYDSVLVGYYASAAEGFAIALYAADHTERIKFLIAHRPGSVAPALAARQVATFDQLTQGRMSLHIIAGTTDQDQASEGDFLPKNDRYRRAGEYLNVMRRMWTSEAPFDHHGEFYRVAGAYSDIKPYQQPYPTLFFGGSSDGALQMGAEYCDVFAIFGEPLAETQDRINDFRRRTAKYGRKADFNMSLRPIMAPSEGEAWDKAHRLLADVERKTGAAPQPGNHSSERLLGFAARGDVHDERLWMGIARATGAPGNTSCLVGTPEQVAAAVLQYYRLGIHSFLLRGFENPHDTIAIGRDLIPLIRAGAAEIDRQVQAAE